Sequence from the Maribellus comscasis genome:
AAATCATGTATGGATAAATTAAGAAAATGAGCTCATTGTTTAATGTACCCGAAACCGGATATTTGAATAAATCTTCAGATTGCATCTGGAAAGACCTTTTCATTAATTTGTTTGTACCCTTGTCTAACACAAAAATGTAATCAATTAAATCCTCATTTGGGCTTTTGGACTTCGGCTTTTGTCTAATATGGAAAAGGGCGTCAGATGGGGTTTCAAAATAATTCACTATTGATGCAAATGCATGGCCCAGTAAAAGTTGAAATGCTTGAACGGGTTTGCTTTTGAAATATTCATCAGGCACAGCAAACGATCCAAGATCTATGTTGTAGGTAGGAAATAAATTAGACTTTTCAGCAATATAAACTTTGTTATTATAGGATTCCTTACAATATACTTTTGACCCTAATCTGGAAAAATTATTTTCTATTTGCCCCATTGCAAATCCAGTAGTATTTGGTAAAAAAGTACCTGTTATTTTTCCATTTACATCAGTCATATAAATACGATAAGGATAACCCTTACGGTAACTTGTTTCAAAAATATACCCAGGAGACATCCACTCAAAAGAATATGCAATTAAATTTATTGATTTTGAATAAAGAAATGTATCGTCATTTTTGTAACCTATAACTCTTACTTTATCTCCCATGTTATTCAGAATATCAACAGTGTCTCCATGAAAGCAAATATCGTCGAACGAAGAAATTTCTTTTGGTCCACCCCCTAATTTTCCTATTTTATTAATAAATTTTCCTTTTTTGTTGAAGCGAAATGTTTCTCCTTGAACAACATTTGAAATATAAATATTCTCCTTATCAAAATTCACTAACAATTGATTAAACTCACCGATAAGAACATTATGCAATGTTTCCAATGATACAAGATCAATTGATTCAAATGTTAAATCAGTACAATCAGAACCAAATACATCCAGCACTTTTGTCTCCTCATTCTTTGGATTGCAGGAAGATTCGGCAGATGGAATTTTATTGTATTTGTTTGAATTGCAGCTATCTTCTTTAAACTGCAAAGCATTAATAGTTAAGACTATAATTAATACAATATTTTTCATCTTATAAACTTTTATCCCTTTTCAGTTTTAAAAACAACGGCAGATAAACAATTATCGCAACCATTGAAAATAACAAGCCGCCCATTGCTCCTGCTGCAAACGCAAACCAAAATACTTCTTTTTGTCCTCCCCAGACAAAAGGAATTAGTCCCAGTACGGTTGATAAGATTGTCAAAGTTATGGCAACAATTTTCTGGTTGAAAGCTTTTAGAAAAGTTCGAACAGTAACTTTTTTGTTTTTGCGTGATACCAGATTATTAAAGTCATTAATAATATAAATGGCTGCGTTTACAACCAGTCCGCTTAATAAAATAAACGAAGCAAATCCTCCTTGGTCAAAATTGAAATCAAAGAGATAAAACGTAAGAAACACGCCAATAAATGAAATCGGAATCAGGCTGATTACGGCCAGCGGTTTGAGCAGCGATTCAAATAAAATAGCTGTAATGAAATAAATAATTACAATAATCAGTAATAAAAGATAATACTGTTTTTTATCCTTATTATCCCAGTACCAGAATCGTTCAGGCTCCTGTGCTTTATAACCCAGTGGCAGTACTTCGTTTATTGCTTCTATTTCGCGTTCCTTTACCATTTTGGAAAGCGGCCCCGGTCCCACAAAGTTGTAATTCAAATATATTTGATACACCTGATTCTTTTTAATAATGCTCTTCCCCGCCAATAACTTGTGAATCTCGCCTGCCTGCGAAAGTTTCTTTTGTCCTTCGGATGTATTAACCGGAACATTGTAAAAATCCCATTTATTATACGAATCGCTTTGATTTGACAGTAAAACCACGGGTTGAAGTTCAGTTTCGTTATAAAACGGTGCGAGGTTTTGGGAATACAGCTGGGTAAAAAGAGAGCCTGTGTAATCGTAATAATTGAGGTTTTGTAAAGCCAGTAAATCTTTATCCACTTCCAATTTGTATTCGTAACGTGTAGTCGACCCCCAGGAATTGGAACTGTTTATTTCGGTGTTGTTCACTCGTGGGTTTTGCAGCAGTTTTTGTTCCAGTTGCTCGGCATATCTGTACAATTGGTCGTAGTTGTATCCGGTCAGCAAAATATGGCTGTTTTTGTAATCCATATTCAGTGCATTTGAAAAACCTTTTCCAACACCGAGAACACTCCAATCCATACCACCCAGGGAAATGGCTTTTGATTCCACCTGGCTTTTCAGCATAAAAGGAAAAGAAGATTTCTCCGCTTCTTTTGTAAACTGGATGGTAATGGACGAATTCCGGTAACTGGTAATGCGTGTTTCAAACTGCTCTACTTCGCTAAATTGGCTGATATATTGTTCCATTTTCCTAACAGCATCGTTGAGCTGCTGAATGGTGCATCCTTCGGGCATTTGTCCGCGTACATACAGTTTTGTTTTTCCTGGGTCAGAATAAAAACTACCCTCAAAAACAAATTCTGTAAACAAACGGAGTGCCCCTCCAAAAACTTTTTCAAGAACGGGTTTTATATTTGACTGGAATTTTTCTGCTCCCAGCGTTTTATTATAAAACTGTACAACTTTGGTTTCGGGGCTTGTATCGTTGTCGTTTTTTTCAATTTCGCCGGGAATGGAACCCACCGGCAGTCCAAAAGCCAGAATAATCAAAATAAAAAATGCCCACTTATAACGTTTTTCAAAACCGATAAAGCGTGAATAAGCTTTTGTAATCTTCACTACCCGTTTTCGCACCCGCACCGGCGCTTTGGCATCCGATTTCTCATGATATAACTTCTCCATCAATGAAGGAACCAGAAACAACGAAATGACCAGCGAAACAGAAAGGTTTATCAGCATTACATAGGTAAAATCAATTAGCAATACTTTCTGATTTTCTTTTAAAAAGAATACAACCGAAAGTGCTCCCAGGGTGGTCAGTGTTGCCGCCAAAAGCGAAATAAAAACACGCAAACCTTTTTGTTTCTGAAGGTGGGTAACCATTAAGATGCTATTGTCAATAATTATCCCGAAAGAGACAGTGATTCCAGCCAGTGAGTAGATATGAATCTCAACTTTCAGCAGATAATAAAACACACAGGCAATAAGTAAATTGGCTATCAGAGAAACGGAAAGAATGGTCAATACGCGAAATGAGCGGCTGACAACCAGTACAAAAAGCAGTAAAATTATTAACGAAAAAAGCGTACGCAAACCAATTTTTGTGAGCTCTTCGCGAATATATTCGGTACTGTCGGATGCTACCTGTACGAAATATCCAAAAGGTAAGTTTTCCCGGATAAGATCAAGTTGATCGTAGATTTCACCCGAAAGTTTTATCTGATTTTCCCCCTGAGCTGAATAAATAACAAGATTGATTGTATTTTTTCCATTGATCCGGTAATACGATTCAGGCGGTTTTTCTTTTAATTTTACGCTGGCAATATCAGAGAGTTTTATGATGCGTCCGCCTTTGTTGGCAAGAGTCAAATTTCCCCATTTTTCGGGTTCTATGTACTTTGTGGAAGCCAGCACCGGAATCGACGAGCCCGATACATTTTTTTGGTTACCCAAAAAAGTTTTATCCCCCAGCCGGTTTATAGCGGTTGCAATCTCGTAGGGCGAAAGTGAAAAATTTTTCAGCAGTTCCGGGTCGAAATTGATTTCCCACTGATACGGTGTGGAGCCATAAAGCAAAATATCGGCAATGCCCCTTATTTTTAACAGCGACGGGATAACCTGCTGATTGGCTACTTTTTCAATATAGTGAGTGGAAGCACTGGCGTTGAGTGTAAGCACCATAAAACTGACTACTTCATCGTTATCTTCGGCATTGGTAACAATTTCGGGATAGCTCATCCCATCAGGCATGTTGCTTCGAAGCTGGCGGATGAGTGTAGAAACCTCGTAGCGCTTTTTGTTTAAATCAACAGTTTTGTCAAATTCCAACATGATGCGCCCGCTTCCCACCGAGGATGTGGATTCAATATTTTTCACCTGTCCCACTTTCCCAAGTACACCTTCTATCTTTGAGGTTTCTTCTTCAATTACTTTGGGTGAAGCATTTGCCCACCGAAAACTAATCGTCAGTTGTGGTAAAGTGCGGTCGGGTTTGTAACTGATGTTAAGCATCGGAATAAATGCAATCCCGATAATCATTAACGCCAGGAAAACCACAATGATAGAAAAAGGTGAAAAGGCTGATTTTTCTTTTGTAGCAGGCTGCATTTTGTTTGTTTCAGGTTTATTTGGCAATTTAACAAAAAATGTGCCTTTGTGTTTTATTTTTTATTAAATCGATTTATTTCCAAAACAAGATTGTTTTTTTCGCTAAAAAAGAGGTGTTTTTTTATTGTTTTCTATCTTTCACTATTTTGATTTAGCCGGCAAAAAAAATTATTCCTCATTTTGACAACCGGAATAATCTCCTAATCAGTCGGAACTGTCAAATCAAAAATCAATTTAACGATCCAAATATAATTTTGCCTACTGTTAGTTAGCTCCAAAAAATTAGAAAGAGCAACTAGTTTATTTTTTCCGGGTTTACTACCAGGTATTTAATTGATTTTTCGGTTTCAGAGGTCCGTGAAGAATAAGTAATATGAAGCAATCCATCCTGAGTTTGAATAAGACCCGGATAGGAATAACTTCCCCCACCCTGTTTCGAGTCGTTTTCCAGATATTCTTTCCATTTCCATGTTTCTCCCTGGTCGTCAGAAAGCATCAACACCACACGGTATCTGCCATCGTCAATATCATTTCCAACAAATGCCCAACGACCGTCTTTTAAAACCAGAATCTCAACACTGGCTGTGTTTGGAATATCTGTTTTTACAGAATAAGTCCAGCTCTCACCTTTATCTTTCGAAATACTTTTATGGACACGTGCCGGAGCATCTCCGCTATCGCGCATAAACGCAACAATATCACCATTGGTTTTTAAAGCAAGAGCAGGTTGAATCGGCCCTCTTCCAACTATTGGTTTTGAAGGTCGCCACGTTTCGCCGTCATCATCAGAAATCGCACAAATCGAAAAATTATAACCGTCCGAATAGAGCGGTAAAATAATTCGTCCACTTTCCAGAATAAGCGGCTTTATCCGGGTCATCCAGCCAATGCTTCGGTTTACTTTGTTTTTGCTGGCTTCAATAATCAAATTGTCATAAAGAGGAGCATAACCTGCCCAGCCGTGCTCCAACTCGGGCATTTCAGCATACTTTTCCTCTACTTCACTTTCAAACTCCTCTCCGGGTTTTAGTAAAATATTGTCTTGCCATTCCCAAACCGGAGCTCCCGCCTGATTATAATTTGTTGTGGTGCGCGTACGTAAAATTGAGCCTTCCCACATGTTTCCCTGAACAGCAATCCAAACCAAAAAAAGCTTTTCTTTGTTGTTCAGAAACAGAACCGGATTACAATCGGGCAAACCGGGTGTATCAGCCATTACAAAAGGTTTTCCCCAGGTTGTTTTTCCTTTTTGAAGCCGTGATCCCATAATTCTCACATCATCCGATTTGCGTTCACCACTTCCCTGGAACCAACATGCCAGAAAATCACCATTGGGCAATGCTACAATACTACTGCCATGTGAATGTTCGGATTGAGGCGTAAAAATAAACTTCTCTTCCACAATCGATTTATATTTATTTTTTTGTTGCGCCACGGAAGCTAAACTCAGCAAAGCAAAAGTCAGAAATAATATTTTTTTCATTTTAAATTCAATTTTGTTAAACAACTGTGGAACTGCCTGCAATTTAATTCAAAAAAACAGGTGATTTTTTTAACTAATTCTTACGAACGTAGAAGGATATCCATAAAATATAAAGCATACAAATCCCCACAACCGCAATACTCGCCAGTGGAGAAACTGCTGAACTAACAAATCCCATTACCGGAGGAACAAAGGCGCCACCGGAAACAGCCATAATCAATAATCCTGAAATCTCGTTGGCACGGTCGGGCATTTTTTCCAATGCCAGTGAGAAAATAATCGGGAACATATTTCCTGCCCCCAGTCCGATGATAAAGATGGCCACCAATGCCAAAATATATGTTGGTGCAATAAAAACACCAACTACTCCGGCCAGCGATACCAAAGCCACCAAAAGAAGAAAAGGACGCGATTTAATCCAGTTCAGAGTAATTGCTCCGGTTAAACGAGCTATCGTTTCTCCGGCAAAAAACACACTAATTCCAATTGCAGCTTTTTCCAGTGTTAGTCCAAACTTGGCAATTAGAACCGTTGTAATATTTGTATTTACAGCAACTTCTGCTCCTACAATTAAAAAAATTGAAAGCGCCATTAAAGCGACAAAACGATTTTTCATCAGCCCGAAACAGGAAGCAAAAGTGGCCGGGTCTCTTTCTGGTTTTGACTCTGTGATTGGAGTTGATGCCAACCAAATTGTCGCAAAAACTGAAGCAATTCCATAAACGGCAAAAACCAGTCGCCAATCGCCAAACTGAACAGCCAAAAAAGTTGCAATCAGAGGTCCGGCAAAAGAAACAATAGCTTTTACAAACTGTGAAGTGCTCAGAAAACTGGCTAATTTTTCAGCAGGAGAAACGTCCTGAAGCAGCGGGTTTGCTGAAACCTGGATAATGGTATTTCCAATTCCCAAAAGAATAAAAGAGGCGAACATCATTCCAAATGAATAATGTACAAAGGGCAAGCCCAGCCCTACAGCCTGCAATGTCATCCCAGTATTTAACATATTTCGTTTTCCAACTTTGTCCTGTAATATTCCAACAGGCACTGAAAGCACAAAAAACCATAATAGCACCATCATTGGCAGAAATTGCGCTATAAAATCGGAAACTTCAAAATCCTGTTTCACGTAGCCCACGGCAACACCAATAATATCGATAAATCCCATCACGATAAAAGAAAGAAAAACGGGGAGTAATTTCCCCCACTGAGCTTTTTGAGTTGTCATTGTTTGATTTTTTAGAGTTTTAATGGTATCAAGTTTATTTCATTTAGTAAATTTCCTAATATCAACTACTTTGATGTATTTTCTACAAAGGAACCCGGGAATGTACATTCCTGCAATTTTTTGCCTGTTCCCTCGCGAATCCAGGAATCGAATTCTCTTTTTCCTTCTTTCAAAACAACCACTCTGCTCCCCAGTCCCGGCTTTTTCTGGTTTCTGATTTTGGATGCCCTCCCGTAAGCAAGGGCAATATCGTAATAATTTACTACAAAATCGTTATAATGGTCGTGCCCAACAAAAGTTCCCATTACATCTCCGCATTGAACCATTGCAGCAAACATTCCGGTATTAATATCGGGACAGCAAATTGGCTCCCTCTTTTTTCCAATCCTTGAGGCGCTTTTATCGTTCCAGGCCAAATCATATTCCGGAAGCGGTATATGAAAGTAGGCCAGGGCCGGCAAGGGTTCACCGTCGTTGAGGAGTGTATACTTTTTACTGTTTCTGTTATACCATTCAATTTGCGACAAATCGAACCAGCCATAACCATCAACACGTGGCGTTAGTGTACTTCTGGAGTTTGAGTCCAGACAATATAAAAGCGCTTCTGCTTTTTCCGATTTACCATAAACCGGAAGTACAAAATTGGAACTGCCGGTGGCACCCCCGTCATTAGCCACATTCAAACAAAAAGGTAAAGTTTCCAGGAATGAAGCAATAGCTTCACGCGAAGCGCTGTCTTTTGAATCGTGATTTCCAAATACAACAGCCCACGGAAGTTTTTCTGTTTCAAAAAGCGCTACAAAAAAAGGATACGCTTCTTCCCATTCATCTTCTGCAACTACGTCTCCGGTAACCAAAGCCAAATCCGGTTTTTCTAATTCAATAATCTTCTGAAATTGTTCAAAAATATCAAGATTCTGACCTTTTTGAATATTTACATGAGTATCAGTAAATTGAATGATTTTGAATTCACCGTCTGGCTTAAATTTTAATTCAACTTTATTTTGTGCACTTAACATGAACCCGGGAAATACACACAATAATAACAGAATAAAAATGCTTCTCATGATTTACCTTATTTCTTCAAATTGAATGAGTCAATTACATTATTATCTGAGTCTACAGATTTATAAATCAACTGATTATCGTCGATTTCAATATACTGATAAAACTGCCCTTCCATTTTTCTAAGCTCTGCATAAGGCTCATTTATAAAATCTTCAGTTTTTGAAGGGATACCAATCGAGATAATGTATGCTGTTCCATCGTTGTATGATGCAACCACATCTCCGTTCTTCAAAGGTTTTGAGCGCATATAATAGTGGATATGGCCTCCAAAAACCATATCAACGTGGTATTTATCAAATACCGGCACCCATTCTTTTTGAATATCCAAATAAGGTTCTTCCCAATTGTAGGGTGGAAAGTGAAATACTGCAAACTTCCAGATTGCATCTGAATTTTTTAATTGATTCTCTATCCACGTCGTTTGCTTTTCAACTGGTGAAGTGGCATCAATCATTAAAAACAAAGAATTCTTATAGGTAAATGCATAGGTTTGTTCCTGGTTAACATCATCAGGTCCGTTGCCAGGATAACTAAACATATCACGATACATTTTTGCACCAAGTCCGAGACGGTTATCATGATTTCCCGGCACATTCATAAAAGGGCGCTGACTAATAATGTCTTCGGAATATGCGAACAGTTCATCCCACTGATCGCGATGCAGGCCATCGCTTACCAAATCTCCGGCAATTGTATAAAACGCGGCATCCGGGTGATTTCTGAACGCAACATTGGCCACCTTACCCCATTCAGGTGAATAATGAGTATCGCCAAACCAGATGAATGAGAATGAATCATTTTCTTCTTCGGTTGTGAATTTATATTTTTCGTTCCATTCATTCTCTGGGCTTATCTGATATTCGTATCTTTTTCCTGGTTTTAAACCCCGGAGTTGAGCCGTAAAACGATTACAAAAGCGATCGTTCATCAACCTTAAATCTTCCATCGTATACCTCTCTGCATTAACCGAAAACATTTCACTGCTGCCCTCTTCCCAATAAACAACACTGCCATTGTTAACTGTTGTATCTGTACGCCACTGAATATCAATACCCGTTGCGGGATTGGAACTCCAGGTTAGCATTACCTGATCGGGAATAGCGGATGAAGGATAAATTGTTTTCCGAAACGCGCCAACCAAATGTGTTTCGACACCTCTTCCCCGAATCGTTGTTAAAAGTTTTTGTCCTTGCAACGCTGCAGGTACATCTTCCAATACCAGTTCATCCCAGTCGTGATAGGTAAACGCTCCGTTATCCATTGTTCCCACATATTGATTTTCGGGGAAAAAATTGCTCAAAACCAATTTATCGTCTCTATTTTGCGGACCAACAGAAACAAAATAGTGCAAGCCATAATTCCCGAAACCATTTATACCCAGCCCAACTCTCCCTGAATCAAATTCTTTTTGCCATACTTCGTAGGTGGTCATTTCATTTTTCAGGGTCATTCCGGTTTTTGTAAATCCACCATTTTCCAGCCAAAACGGAATATCTTTTTGTTTTATACTTCGAATTACAGAAACAACAACAGGTACACTTACATCAAACATCCAGTGCTTAGACGACAGAGTTTGCTTTTCTTCTTCTGAAAAAAGCGCAAACGCCTGTTCATTTGTCAACGCTGCCAGTTCTTCCTCATTACGGGTTTGATACAGAACTGTAATAGCCTTATCTATCACACCTTCTACAGATAAATGCTTTTCCTGCTCTTTTGTCTCACACGCTGAGAGAACATAAATTAAAAAGGCTAATCCAAAACTCAAATTCATCAATCGTCGCATACTCATCCTTCTTTCCTTAATTTTTTATTTTATGTATTTTAAAAAATTTCGGGTCTTTGTTCACCTTTGTATGGTTTAGCCCCTTTTTGTATTTCTCTGTTTCTTTTTACCGAGATAAATTCAGAATCGGTAGCAGTTGGAGCCTCAATAAAACCGTGATAGCGTCCCATCCAGTAATCGCGAAGAAAACCAACCGGTTCCATCACCCGTCTGCCGTTAGAACCTCCATCTAAATCTATCGGGCTCCGGCTGGCACGTGTAACACTCATTTCCCGCGGAGAAATTCTTTTTCTTCCTCCTTCATAGGAAATATAACCAGGCTCAATAAACAGATCGTCGCGATGTGAGTTTTGGTAACTGTATTCTGTACAATCCAGTACCCATTCCCTAAGATGTTTTATCATTTTCGCTTCATCGCAGTCGTTACCGGTAATTGCACCGTATACAAAATTAAACCACGGGATTTGCTCCATCCGTTTTACTTCCCAGGTTCGTTCCAGGCTCCTCAAATACATATTCCGAAGACGGGGATCTTCGGCGTAGCGCAGCAGTGTATAATAGCTGCGGAATGCATGATTATCATCCCAAGTTGCGATATTTTCCGGTGGAAACACATTTTTTTGGCGAAGCGTATTTTCCGGATATCCCCAATCCACCAACTGCTGATAACCTTTTTTGAATTTTTCATCGCCGGTCAATGCCCAGGCTGTTTTGGTAAAAGCGAGTGCTTCCAAACCATTAATTCCCCGATCGACATAACCATAAGGACGCAGCAAATACTCAGGATTCCAGCGTCCCCACCGGGTTGGTTTTCCATCCATGTCGTTTAAAACCCAACCACAATCGATGATATACGAGGCAATTCGTTTTAAATGTTCCTTTGCTATGTCTTTTTCTTTGCCTTTGGCAGCCAGTTCGTAAAAAATAGAAACAGAATAGAAGTGAGCAATGACTTCGTCGCTTGACGTATCTCCCTTCCAAATCCATTTCCCGTCAGAAGTTTTGTACCATTTGGCAGGCAAACCACCGGAGCCGTGTTTCGACATTTCGTCCTTGTCGCCGCCGGGAGAATAGATGGCCCGTGCAAAAAATCCCTCCACAGGGCTAATTTGTTCCAGCCAAATCATCGCTTTAAAAGCATCAACAGCTTGTTTTCTGTCCTCTTCGTCGCCGGTTACCGCATATTTATAACTCATTGCCGCCAGATAGGGTGATGTGTGTCCTCCGTCGTTGTCGCTGATTTCACGTACCCATTCGCCCTCTTTTTGATACAAAGTATGAATAAATCCAAGTCTTTTATGCCCCCACTCTTCCAAATGAAGTTCATAATAATCCGCTTTTTTTTGCAAGGTAAAAGGCTCGTATTTTATAATTCCCAAGCCTCCGTCGGTGGCAATATAAACCACGCTGTCACCGGCGGCAATATCGTTTACATTGTTATCAGGAAGCCACAGTCCGGCTCCAAAATAGTGCCACTCGTTTTCCAACATTCTAACGGCGCCCTGTTGGGTTCCTATCCAAATGTCGCCATCAAAACCTTTTGTCAGACAGCTTGTGTTTTCTACCGGCAGTCCGTCTTCTCCTTTTAATGTCGTTAAAGTTGCTCCCCGCAATACAGCCAGTCCGCGGTCGGTGTTTATAAATAACCTACTGCCCAGCGAGAGCATTTCACCCGTATTTTTTGAAGGCAACGAACCCCAGTCAATAAAATCTTCGTTAACAATCAAACCGTCAAACAATACTATTTGGCCGGGGCGCAAAACGTACAATGTTCCGCTGTAAGATTCAATTTCAGTAATGGGACCCAATTCTACCGGATCCGCGTGAAGCTGGGTACCATCTTCCATAACCATGGTCATGCTACTGGAATAATATCCATGTTCAGGCTTTGTACTTTTAAATTTCTTTCCGTCAAAACGGTAAATTTCATTTTTTGTAGCGGCATGCACTGCTTCGTTGTGCGTGCAAATATCAACATATTCTTTATCGTCTATTTTTTGCCAACTGCTTTCTTTCCGTAAATAGATTCCGTCAGAAGTAAGTGCCCAAAGGGAATTATTTTCGTTCTGTATTTTTTGAATTCCGGAAGGAGCTGAAGGTTCAGGCGACAAATTACCATTATGTAACACCTGTAATTTTCCGTCTAACACCACATAACATGTTCCGTTTAATTCAGCAACACTTTGAAGCGGTTTTTTTGTGCTAATCTTTTCAGCAACTTCCTGAAGATAAACCTCATCTTGTTGCGGTTTCCAAATATGTTGCTTTCTCCCGTACATTTGCTGTCCGGAAAGTATTTCTGAAAAAAGAATAAAACATGCGCAAATTAAAAC
This genomic interval carries:
- a CDS encoding efflux RND transporter permease subunit, which gives rise to MQPATKEKSAFSPFSIIVVFLALMIIGIAFIPMLNISYKPDRTLPQLTISFRWANASPKVIEEETSKIEGVLGKVGQVKNIESTSSVGSGRIMLEFDKTVDLNKKRYEVSTLIRQLRSNMPDGMSYPEIVTNAEDNDEVVSFMVLTLNASASTHYIEKVANQQVIPSLLKIRGIADILLYGSTPYQWEINFDPELLKNFSLSPYEIATAINRLGDKTFLGNQKNVSGSSIPVLASTKYIEPEKWGNLTLANKGGRIIKLSDIASVKLKEKPPESYYRINGKNTINLVIYSAQGENQIKLSGEIYDQLDLIRENLPFGYFVQVASDSTEYIREELTKIGLRTLFSLIILLLFVLVVSRSFRVLTILSVSLIANLLIACVFYYLLKVEIHIYSLAGITVSFGIIIDNSILMVTHLQKQKGLRVFISLLAATLTTLGALSVVFFLKENQKVLLIDFTYVMLINLSVSLVISLFLVPSLMEKLYHEKSDAKAPVRVRKRVVKITKAYSRFIGFEKRYKWAFFILIILAFGLPVGSIPGEIEKNDNDTSPETKVVQFYNKTLGAEKFQSNIKPVLEKVFGGALRLFTEFVFEGSFYSDPGKTKLYVRGQMPEGCTIQQLNDAVRKMEQYISQFSEVEQFETRITSYRNSSITIQFTKEAEKSSFPFMLKSQVESKAISLGGMDWSVLGVGKGFSNALNMDYKNSHILLTGYNYDQLYRYAEQLEQKLLQNPRVNNTEINSSNSWGSTTRYEYKLEVDKDLLALQNLNYYDYTGSLFTQLYSQNLAPFYNETELQPVVLLSNQSDSYNKWDFYNVPVNTSEGQKKLSQAGEIHKLLAGKSIIKKNQVYQIYLNYNFVGPGPLSKMVKEREIEAINEVLPLGYKAQEPERFWYWDNKDKKQYYLLLLIIVIIYFITAILFESLLKPLAVISLIPISFIGVFLTFYLFDFNFDQGGFASFILLSGLVVNAAIYIINDFNNLVSRKNKKVTVRTFLKAFNQKIVAITLTILSTVLGLIPFVWGGQKEVFWFAFAAGAMGGLLFSMVAIIVYLPLFLKLKRDKSL
- a CDS encoding MFS transporter, which gives rise to MTTQKAQWGKLLPVFLSFIVMGFIDIIGVAVGYVKQDFEVSDFIAQFLPMMVLLWFFVLSVPVGILQDKVGKRNMLNTGMTLQAVGLGLPFVHYSFGMMFASFILLGIGNTIIQVSANPLLQDVSPAEKLASFLSTSQFVKAIVSFAGPLIATFLAVQFGDWRLVFAVYGIASVFATIWLASTPITESKPERDPATFASCFGLMKNRFVALMALSIFLIVGAEVAVNTNITTVLIAKFGLTLEKAAIGISVFFAGETIARLTGAITLNWIKSRPFLLLVALVSLAGVVGVFIAPTYILALVAIFIIGLGAGNMFPIIFSLALEKMPDRANEISGLLIMAVSGGAFVPPVMGFVSSAVSPLASIAVVGICMLYILWISFYVRKN
- a CDS encoding metallophosphoesterase family protein — protein: MRSIFILLLLCVFPGFMLSAQNKVELKFKPDGEFKIIQFTDTHVNIQKGQNLDIFEQFQKIIELEKPDLALVTGDVVAEDEWEEAYPFFVALFETEKLPWAVVFGNHDSKDSASREAIASFLETLPFCLNVANDGGATGSSNFVLPVYGKSEKAEALLYCLDSNSRSTLTPRVDGYGWFDLSQIEWYNRNSKKYTLLNDGEPLPALAYFHIPLPEYDLAWNDKSASRIGKKREPICCPDINTGMFAAMVQCGDVMGTFVGHDHYNDFVVNYYDIALAYGRASKIRNQKKPGLGSRVVVLKEGKREFDSWIREGTGKKLQECTFPGSFVENTSK
- a CDS encoding purple acid phosphatase family protein, giving the protein MRRLMNLSFGLAFLIYVLSACETKEQEKHLSVEGVIDKAITVLYQTRNEEELAALTNEQAFALFSEEEKQTLSSKHWMFDVSVPVVVSVIRSIKQKDIPFWLENGGFTKTGMTLKNEMTTYEVWQKEFDSGRVGLGINGFGNYGLHYFVSVGPQNRDDKLVLSNFFPENQYVGTMDNGAFTYHDWDELVLEDVPAALQGQKLLTTIRGRGVETHLVGAFRKTIYPSSAIPDQVMLTWSSNPATGIDIQWRTDTTVNNGSVVYWEEGSSEMFSVNAERYTMEDLRLMNDRFCNRFTAQLRGLKPGKRYEYQISPENEWNEKYKFTTEEENDSFSFIWFGDTHYSPEWGKVANVAFRNHPDAAFYTIAGDLVSDGLHRDQWDELFAYSEDIISQRPFMNVPGNHDNRLGLGAKMYRDMFSYPGNGPDDVNQEQTYAFTYKNSLFLMIDATSPVEKQTTWIENQLKNSDAIWKFAVFHFPPYNWEEPYLDIQKEWVPVFDKYHVDMVFGGHIHYYMRSKPLKNGDVVASYNDGTAYIISIGIPSKTEDFINEPYAELRKMEGQFYQYIEIDDNQLIYKSVDSDNNVIDSFNLKK
- a CDS encoding 6-bladed beta-propeller — protein: MKNIVLIIVLTINALQFKEDSCNSNKYNKIPSAESSCNPKNEETKVLDVFGSDCTDLTFESIDLVSLETLHNVLIGEFNQLLVNFDKENIYISNVVQGETFRFNKKGKFINKIGKLGGGPKEISSFDDICFHGDTVDILNNMGDKVRVIGYKNDDTFLYSKSINLIAYSFEWMSPGYIFETSYRKGYPYRIYMTDVNGKITGTFLPNTTGFAMGQIENNFSRLGSKVYCKESYNNKVYIAEKSNLFPTYNIDLGSFAVPDEYFKSKPVQAFQLLLGHAFASIVNYFETPSDALFHIRQKPKSKSPNEDLIDYIFVLDKGTNKLMKRSFQMQSEDLFKYPVSGTLNNELIFLIYPYMIFNDQQTFNRLPINNPEIISRLKVDDNPVLAICKIKG
- a CDS encoding sialidase family protein, which produces MKKILFLTFALLSLASVAQQKNKYKSIVEEKFIFTPQSEHSHGSSIVALPNGDFLACWFQGSGERKSDDVRIMGSRLQKGKTTWGKPFVMADTPGLPDCNPVLFLNNKEKLFLVWIAVQGNMWEGSILRTRTTTNYNQAGAPVWEWQDNILLKPGEEFESEVEEKYAEMPELEHGWAGYAPLYDNLIIEASKNKVNRSIGWMTRIKPLILESGRIILPLYSDGYNFSICAISDDDGETWRPSKPIVGRGPIQPALALKTNGDIVAFMRDSGDAPARVHKSISKDKGESWTYSVKTDIPNTASVEILVLKDGRWAFVGNDIDDGRYRVVLMLSDDQGETWKWKEYLENDSKQGGGSYSYPGLIQTQDGLLHITYSSRTSETEKSIKYLVVNPEKIN